A region of Catellicoccus marimammalium M35/04/3 DNA encodes the following proteins:
- the tuf gene encoding elongation factor Tu — MAKEKFDRSKPHVNIGTIGHVDHGKTTLTAAITSVLAEQGGAEAMAYDQIDGAPEERERGITISTAHVEYETANRHYAHVDCPGHADYVKNMITGAAQMDGAILVVSAADGPMPQTREHILLSRQVGVPYIVVFLNKVDQVDDEELLELVEMEVRDLLTEYDFPGDDIPVVAGSALLALNGDEEQKANILKLMDEVDAYIPTPERDNDKPFMMPIEDVFSITGRGTVATGRVERGRVEVGNEVEIVGIKEDITKTTVTGLEMFRKLLDYAEAGDNVGALLRGINRDEIERGQVLAQPGTITPHTKFKAEVYILTKEEGGRHTPFFDNYRPQFYFRTTDVTGMIHLPEGTEMVMPGDNVTIEVELIHPIAIEQGTQLSIREGGRTVGAGMVTEIEA; from the coding sequence ATGGCAAAAGAAAAATTTGACCGTTCTAAACCACACGTTAACATTGGTACAATCGGCCACGTTGACCATGGTAAAACTACATTAACAGCAGCTATCACTTCTGTATTAGCAGAACAAGGTGGAGCTGAAGCTATGGCTTATGACCAAATCGACGGAGCTCCTGAAGAACGTGAACGTGGTATCACAATCTCAACAGCTCACGTAGAATACGAAACAGCTAACCGTCACTACGCACACGTTGACTGCCCAGGACACGCAGACTACGTTAAAAACATGATCACTGGTGCTGCTCAAATGGACGGAGCTATCTTAGTAGTATCAGCTGCTGATGGCCCAATGCCACAAACTCGTGAACACATCTTATTATCTCGTCAAGTAGGTGTTCCATACATCGTTGTATTCTTAAACAAAGTTGACCAAGTTGACGACGAAGAATTATTAGAATTAGTAGAAATGGAAGTTCGTGACTTATTAACTGAATATGACTTCCCAGGTGATGATATCCCTGTAGTTGCTGGTTCTGCTTTATTAGCATTAAACGGTGACGAAGAACAAAAAGCTAACATCTTAAAATTAATGGATGAAGTTGATGCTTACATCCCAACACCAGAACGTGATAACGACAAACCATTCATGATGCCAATCGAAGACGTATTCTCAATCACAGGACGTGGTACAGTTGCTACTGGTCGTGTTGAACGTGGACGCGTTGAAGTTGGTAACGAAGTAGAAATCGTTGGTATCAAAGAAGATATCACTAAAACAACTGTTACTGGTTTAGAAATGTTCCGTAAATTATTAGATTACGCTGAAGCTGGTGACAACGTTGGTGCTTTATTACGTGGTATCAACCGTGATGAAATTGAACGTGGTCAAGTATTAGCTCAACCAGGTACAATTACACCTCATACAAAATTCAAAGCGGAAGTTTATATCTTAACTAAAGAAGAAGGCGGACGTCACACTCCATTCTTCGATAACTACCGCCCACAATTCTACTTCCGTACAACAGACGTTACAGGTATGATCCACTTACCAGAAGGTACTGAAATGGTAATGCCTGGTGACAACGTTACTATCGAAGTTGAATTAATTCACCCAATCGCTATCGAACAAGGTACTCAATTATCTATCCGTGAAGGTGGACGTACAGTTGGTGCCGGAATGGTTACTGAAATCGAAGCTTAA
- a CDS encoding response regulator transcription factor, with product METIILVEDEVVIREEIKSLLESYNYQVKVLTDFENILTEVLALEGDLLLLDLNLPKFDGFYWMKEIRKNSNMPIMILTSSQKEMDELLGLQLGADDYIQKPFHAQILLARIQAVLARTNHQKNERKLLGPNFEYQVERHEVSCDSGTWSLSGNEHLILSLLLEHRGKVVQRETLMNHLWQHCSFVDDNTLTVNVNRLRKHLKEMGIEDCIQTKRGEGYIIL from the coding sequence ATGGAAACGATAATTTTAGTCGAAGACGAAGTGGTGATTCGAGAAGAAATCAAAAGTTTGTTAGAAAGTTATAACTACCAAGTGAAGGTTTTAACTGATTTTGAAAATATTCTAACCGAGGTCCTAGCACTAGAAGGCGATTTATTACTTTTAGATTTGAATTTACCTAAATTTGATGGTTTTTATTGGATGAAAGAAATTCGTAAAAATTCCAATATGCCAATTATGATTTTAACAAGTAGTCAAAAAGAAATGGATGAATTGTTGGGACTACAGCTAGGAGCAGATGATTATATTCAAAAACCATTTCATGCTCAAATTTTATTAGCTCGCATTCAAGCAGTTCTAGCTAGAACCAATCATCAAAAAAATGAACGAAAATTATTAGGTCCTAATTTTGAATATCAAGTAGAACGGCATGAAGTTTCTTGTGATTCAGGAACGTGGTCTTTGTCAGGGAATGAACATTTAATTTTGAGTCTTTTACTTGAACATAGAGGAAAAGTGGTCCAAAGAGAAACATTAATGAATCATTTGTGGCAGCATTGTTCTTTTGTCGATGATAATACGTTAACCGTAAATGTGAATCGCTTGCGAAAACATTTAAAAGAAATGGGCATTGAAGATTGCATTCAAACGAAACGCGGGGAAGGATATATTATTTTATGA
- a CDS encoding sensor histidine kinase gives MTWKEYIKTNQSFLWSYLLGTVLYFFVSDSLWSNRGDIFFLWCCLTLPLGLSFFRHYFRQKRYYQEMDRRMKECDKPYLMGELTSRPTFFAARKTNDYLEEMTENYHTLLAKERKEKEEYYNYIQLWVHEIKLPLASLQLLCENEHLTKENVYPLVRRMNFFVEQTLFCAKGTFVHKDYHIQTYDAVTLLQESIQDMAFELIQAGFSLQLPKNSFPLRTDKQWIQFIIKQILQNSWKYRSKEQPTLTFVCLETKKEQQIQIIDNGVGISAKDLPHIFEKGYTGEKGRQTKSATGLGLYLCEQLAEQLNIKITADSEVEKGTTITLHFPIYQRTTF, from the coding sequence ATGACGTGGAAAGAATATATCAAAACCAATCAATCCTTTCTTTGGTCCTATCTTTTAGGAACTGTCCTTTATTTTTTTGTGAGCGATAGTTTATGGTCTAATCGAGGGGATATCTTCTTTTTATGGTGTTGTTTAACTCTTCCACTAGGTCTTTCATTTTTTAGACATTATTTTCGTCAAAAACGATACTATCAAGAAATGGATCGAAGAATGAAGGAATGTGACAAACCTTATTTAATGGGGGAACTTACGAGTCGACCTACCTTTTTTGCGGCTAGAAAAACAAATGATTACTTAGAAGAAATGACAGAAAATTATCATACGTTGCTAGCAAAAGAGCGCAAAGAAAAAGAAGAATATTATAACTACATCCAATTATGGGTACATGAAATTAAACTTCCACTTGCTTCTTTACAATTATTATGCGAAAACGAGCATTTAACAAAAGAAAATGTTTATCCTTTAGTGCGACGGATGAATTTTTTTGTGGAACAGACATTATTTTGTGCCAAAGGAACGTTTGTGCATAAAGATTACCACATCCAAACTTACGACGCAGTCACTTTATTACAAGAAAGTATTCAAGACATGGCTTTTGAACTGATTCAAGCGGGATTTTCTTTACAATTACCGAAAAATAGTTTTCCTTTACGTACAGATAAACAATGGATTCAATTTATTATCAAGCAAATCTTACAAAATAGTTGGAAGTATCGATCAAAGGAACAGCCTACATTAACCTTTGTCTGTTTAGAAACAAAAAAAGAGCAACAAATTCAAATTATAGATAATGGAGTAGGGATTTCTGCTAAAGATTTACCGCATATTTTTGAAAAAGGATATACCGGTGAAAAAGGAAGACAGACCAAAAGTGCGACAGGCTTAGGACTTTATTTGTGTGAACAATTAGCTGAACAATTAAACATCAAAATTACCGCAGATTCTGAAGTGGAAAAAGGAACGACTATAACTCTCCATTTTCCAATCTATCAAAGAACTACCTTCTAA
- a CDS encoding ABC transporter ATP-binding protein, whose translation MVLECLRVQNLEKYYGNKSQMTKALENIEFSVEEGEFVGIMGPSGSGKSTLLNCIATLERPTSGTVCLNGEAIDYRKERKLEKIRKEHLGFIFQEYNLLSTLTAYENIALSLTIQNQSPSTIQKRISLLAQQLGIQEILGKYPAELSGGQQQRVAAARALVKNPDLILADEPTGALDSKSAYQLLEQLEVLQQENQATILMVTHDAFTASFAQRILFIKDGKIFSEIEKGNDTREQFFQRILEVIAVIGGGEDVF comes from the coding sequence ATGGTTTTGGAATGCTTACGTGTCCAAAATTTGGAAAAATATTATGGTAATAAATCACAAATGACAAAAGCACTAGAAAATATTGAGTTTTCTGTGGAAGAAGGAGAATTTGTGGGAATTATGGGCCCTAGTGGCTCAGGGAAAAGTACACTCTTAAATTGTATTGCGACGTTAGAACGTCCAACGAGTGGCACGGTATGTTTAAACGGAGAAGCAATTGATTATCGTAAAGAAAGAAAATTAGAAAAAATTCGCAAAGAACATTTAGGATTTATCTTTCAAGAATATAACTTATTATCGACTTTGACAGCTTACGAAAATATTGCATTGTCTTTAACGATTCAAAATCAATCTCCAAGTACGATTCAAAAACGTATTTCTTTACTCGCTCAACAATTAGGGATTCAAGAGATATTAGGGAAATATCCAGCAGAATTATCGGGAGGACAACAACAACGAGTGGCTGCTGCTCGAGCTTTGGTTAAAAATCCAGATTTGATTTTAGCGGATGAACCAACAGGAGCATTAGATTCCAAATCTGCTTATCAATTATTAGAACAATTGGAAGTATTACAACAAGAAAACCAAGCAACGATTTTAATGGTTACTCATGATGCTTTTACTGCCAGTTTTGCACAACGAATTTTATTTATTAAAGATGGCAAGATCTTTAGTGAAATTGAAAAAGGAAACGATACAAGAGAACAATTTTTCCAACGAATCTTAGAAGTGATTGCGGTGATTGGAGGCGGAGAAGATGTCTTTTAA
- a CDS encoding ABC transporter permease, which produces MSFKLAWRNIRKNLRQYSIYFFTLIIGVVLIYSLNAIPYQELLKPYFIRDFTGVTSIQITMLFLSCILMGIFACLLIYANRYMIRQRAQEFSVYLTLGMGKRKIAKILFLENLLLTTFAFGLGILIGGVSSYLLLLFTNRLFENSAVPIHFHFIFSKNSAFLTGILLFFMIFLLYLANLYEIKKDSVIAWMKKDQKVKVKKRLSPWIYGSIGLLGIASFSFADYLACQLPGPIFSISKLTGSIVLGIIGIFLFFYGFSHLFSVIIKRLSRFYYRGLNPYFIEKLDQSFSETFISMSFTCILLFVSISMLIGGISLTKSFTEGTKLCSQYDITMVDYANNGTEKYVFSPKLKLDQYTSSYNYIRIYENEGPKFTNFIDENPSKKELLEKIYSFHGINSTYGLKKVSLIPLSSYHSYQKSRGEKETKLSSDEYLMVGMQEEIGKLMKKNAVITLDKKELHNKDLRYHCEPLYNCGRMSGGEVLYLVVPDQYLKNKKATISYFNFNFPTIEKQDAMISKVFDLIGNHYDPDDELFECISRQWVINETYTFGLTAAYIGIFIGLVLLICGLVILSIQQLMRNDQVKKDYQVLKQIGSSEKQRRHTLFVTIMIYFLVPAVLAVYQSLYVLPLLNFISILFGRGIGIYSYFFKILIVFLLLYGVYFFITYSTSKEKIEE; this is translated from the coding sequence ATGTCTTTTAAACTAGCATGGCGTAATATACGCAAGAATCTTCGTCAATATTCCATTTATTTTTTCACTTTGATTATTGGAGTGGTTTTAATTTATAGTCTCAATGCTATTCCTTATCAAGAACTTTTAAAACCTTATTTTATTCGTGATTTTACAGGGGTAACAAGTATCCAAATCACTATGCTTTTTCTTTCTTGTATTTTGATGGGTATTTTTGCTTGTTTATTAATTTATGCAAATCGCTATATGATTCGACAACGAGCACAAGAATTTTCGGTTTATCTTACTTTGGGGATGGGAAAAAGAAAAATTGCGAAAATTCTATTTTTAGAAAATCTTTTATTAACTACGTTTGCTTTTGGCCTAGGAATTTTAATTGGAGGAGTCAGTTCTTATCTTTTATTACTTTTTACTAATCGATTGTTTGAAAACTCGGCTGTTCCCATTCATTTCCATTTTATTTTTTCTAAAAATAGTGCTTTTCTAACCGGAATTCTTCTCTTCTTTATGATTTTCCTTTTATATTTAGCGAATCTATATGAAATCAAAAAAGATAGTGTGATTGCTTGGATGAAAAAAGACCAGAAGGTAAAAGTGAAAAAGAGATTATCTCCTTGGATCTATGGTTCTATTGGTTTATTAGGAATTGCTTCTTTTTCTTTTGCGGATTATCTTGCTTGCCAATTACCAGGTCCTATTTTTTCTATAAGTAAATTAACTGGATCCATTGTATTAGGAATAATTGGGATTTTTCTTTTCTTTTATGGATTTTCTCATTTATTCTCTGTAATCATCAAACGTTTATCTCGCTTCTATTATCGTGGATTGAATCCATATTTTATTGAAAAATTAGATCAATCGTTTAGCGAAACTTTTATTTCAATGAGTTTTACTTGCATTTTACTATTTGTTTCTATTTCTATGTTAATTGGTGGAATTAGTTTGACAAAGAGCTTTACAGAGGGAACAAAATTATGTAGTCAGTATGATATTACTATGGTTGATTACGCCAACAATGGCACAGAAAAATATGTTTTTTCTCCTAAATTAAAACTGGATCAATATACTTCTAGCTATAATTATATTCGTATTTATGAAAATGAAGGACCTAAATTTACGAATTTTATCGATGAAAATCCATCGAAAAAGGAATTATTAGAAAAAATTTACTCTTTCCATGGTATTAATTCTACTTACGGATTAAAAAAAGTATCCTTGATTCCATTGAGTTCTTATCATAGCTATCAAAAATCAAGAGGAGAAAAAGAAACGAAGTTAAGTTCTGATGAATATTTAATGGTAGGAATGCAAGAAGAAATTGGAAAATTAATGAAGAAAAATGCGGTCATCACGTTAGATAAAAAAGAACTGCACAATAAAGACTTACGTTATCACTGTGAACCTTTATATAATTGTGGAAGAATGAGTGGTGGAGAGGTACTCTATCTAGTCGTTCCTGATCAATATCTAAAAAATAAAAAGGCGACGATTTCTTATTTTAATTTCAATTTTCCGACGATAGAAAAGCAAGATGCAATGATTTCAAAGGTTTTCGATCTCATCGGAAATCATTATGATCCAGATGATGAATTGTTCGAATGTATCAGTCGTCAATGGGTAATTAACGAGACGTATACTTTTGGCTTGACTGCAGCTTATATTGGAATCTTTATTGGATTGGTGTTATTGATTTGTGGCTTAGTCATTTTGTCCATTCAACAATTAATGCGAAATGATCAAGTGAAAAAAGATTATCAAGTTTTAAAACAAATTGGCAGTTCAGAAAAACAAAGACGACACACTCTTTTTGTCACGATTATGATCTACTTCCTTGTACCTGCCGTACTAGCAGTGTATCAATCACTATATGTATTACCACTATTGAATTTTATTTCTATTTTATTTGGTCGTGGAATCGGAATTTATTCTTATTTCTTTAAAATTTTAATCGTCTTTCTTCTATTATATGGAGTATATTTCTTTATTACTTATTCTACTTCAAAAGAAAAAATCGAAGAATAA
- the rpsJ gene encoding 30S ribosomal protein S10: MAKQKIRIRLKAYEHRILDQAATKIVETAERTGADVKGPIPLPTERSLYTIIRATHKYKDSREQFEMLTHKRLIDIVNPTPKTVDALMKLDLPSGVNIEIKL, from the coding sequence ATGGCAAAACAAAAAATTCGTATTCGTTTAAAAGCGTATGAACACCGCATTTTAGATCAAGCGGCAACAAAAATCGTAGAAACAGCAGAAAGAACAGGAGCAGATGTTAAAGGACCAATTCCTTTACCAACAGAACGTTCTTTATATACAATTATTCGTGCGACTCACAAATATAAAGATTCTCGCGAACAATTCGAAATGTTAACGCATAAACGTTTAATCGATATCGTAAATCCAACACCAAAAACAGTAGATGCTTTAATGAAATTAGATCTACCTAGCGGTGTTAATATTGAAATTAAATTATAA
- the rplC gene encoding 50S ribosomal protein L3, producing MTKGILGKKVGMTQIFTESGELIPVTVIEATPNVVLQVKTMENDGYDAVQLGYQDMREVLANKPAKGHVAKANTAPKRFIREIRDAELGDVEVGSEVKVDIFQAGDIVDVTGTTKGKGFQGVIKRHGQSRGPMSHGSRYHRRPGSMGPVAPNRVFKNKHLAGRMGGNRVTIQNLEIAKVDVERNVILVKGNVPGAKKSLIQIKSAVKAAK from the coding sequence ATGACTAAAGGAATCTTAGGGAAAAAAGTAGGAATGACACAAATCTTCACTGAATCTGGTGAATTAATCCCTGTAACTGTAATCGAAGCTACTCCAAACGTAGTTTTACAAGTGAAAACAATGGAAAATGATGGTTACGACGCAGTTCAATTAGGTTACCAAGATATGCGTGAAGTTTTAGCGAACAAACCTGCGAAAGGTCATGTAGCAAAAGCTAACACGGCTCCTAAGCGCTTCATTCGAGAAATCAGAGATGCAGAGCTTGGAGACGTAGAAGTAGGATCAGAAGTAAAAGTGGATATTTTCCAAGCTGGTGACATCGTTGATGTTACGGGTACAACAAAAGGGAAAGGTTTCCAAGGTGTAATCAAACGTCACGGACAATCTCGTGGACCTATGTCACACGGTTCTCGTTATCACCGTCGTCCTGGTTCAATGGGGCCAGTTGCACCAAACCGCGTATTCAAAAACAAACACTTAGCAGGTCGTATGGGTGGTAACCGTGTTACAATCCAAAACTTAGAAATTGCTAAAGTGGATGTAGAACGCAACGTAATTTTAGTTAAAGGTAATGTACCAGGAGCTAAAAAATCATTAATTCAAATCAAATCAGCTGTAAAGGCTGCTAAATAG
- the rplD gene encoding 50S ribosomal protein L4 yields the protein MPTVALFKQDGTQNGEVTLNDAIFGIEPNENAVYDAIIMQRASLRQGTHAVRNRSAVSGGGRKPWRQKGTGRARQGSIRSPQWRGGGVVFGPTPRSYSYKLPKKVRRLAIKSVLSEKVAENKMVIVDALNFETPKTKEFKQVLANLDVTTKTLLVVENENETAMLSARNLPNVSVVFADNVSVLDVVSADKMLMTQAALNKVEEVLA from the coding sequence ATGCCAACAGTAGCATTATTTAAACAAGATGGAACTCAAAATGGTGAAGTTACTTTAAACGACGCTATCTTTGGAATTGAACCAAACGAAAACGCTGTATATGATGCAATCATTATGCAACGTGCTTCATTACGTCAAGGTACACACGCTGTACGTAACCGTAGTGCAGTAAGCGGTGGTGGCCGTAAACCATGGCGCCAAAAAGGAACAGGTCGTGCTCGTCAAGGATCAATCCGCTCACCACAATGGCGTGGAGGTGGTGTTGTATTCGGACCAACACCTCGTTCATACAGCTACAAACTTCCTAAAAAAGTTCGTCGCTTAGCGATTAAATCTGTATTATCAGAAAAAGTAGCTGAAAACAAAATGGTAATCGTTGATGCATTAAACTTCGAAACACCAAAAACTAAAGAATTCAAACAAGTTTTAGCAAACTTAGATGTTACAACTAAAACATTATTAGTGGTAGAAAACGAAAATGAAACAGCAATGTTATCTGCTCGTAACTTACCAAATGTATCTGTTGTATTCGCAGACAACGTAAGCGTATTAGACGTTGTATCAGCAGATAAAATGTTAATGACTCAAGCTGCTCTAAATAAAGTTGAGGAGGTGCTTGCATAA
- the rplW gene encoding 50S ribosomal protein L23 — protein MELLDVIKRPVITEASFQAMDNKKYTFDVDVRANKTLVKQAVEAAFGVKVAKVNIMNVKPKMKRMGRYAGYTNKRRKAIVTLTADSKDIQIFDAE, from the coding sequence ATGGAATTACTAGATGTAATTAAACGCCCAGTAATCACAGAAGCTTCTTTCCAAGCTATGGACAACAAAAAATACACTTTTGATGTAGATGTTCGTGCGAACAAAACATTAGTAAAACAAGCAGTAGAAGCTGCTTTTGGTGTAAAAGTTGCTAAAGTTAACATTATGAATGTTAAACCAAAAATGAAACGCATGGGACGCTATGCAGGATATACAAACAAACGTCGCAAAGCGATCGTTACTTTAACAGCAGATTCAAAAGATATTCAAATCTTTGATGCTGAATAA
- the rplB gene encoding 50S ribosomal protein L2: MAIKKYKPTSNGRRNMTGSDFAEITTSKPEKTLLQPLHSKAGRNNNGRITVRHQGGGHKRQYRVIDFKRNKDNVVATVKTIEYDPNRSANIALLHYEDGVKAYILAPKGLEVGMKVQSGPDADIKVGNALPLANIPVGTVIHNIEMKPGKGGQLIRSAGTSAQVLGKEGKYVLVRLNSGEVRMILATCRATIGAVGNEQHELINIGKAGRNRWKGKRPTVRGSVMNPNDHPHGGGEGRAPIGRPAPVSPWGQPAIGYKTRNKKAKSNKFIVRRRNSK; encoded by the coding sequence GTGGCTATTAAAAAGTACAAACCAACTTCAAATGGTCGTCGTAATATGACTGGTTCAGATTTTGCTGAAATTACAACATCAAAACCTGAAAAGACATTATTACAACCTTTACATAGCAAAGCGGGCCGTAACAACAACGGTCGCATTACTGTTCGTCATCAAGGCGGCGGTCACAAACGTCAATACCGCGTTATCGACTTCAAACGTAACAAAGATAACGTAGTAGCAACGGTTAAAACAATCGAATACGATCCAAACCGTTCAGCAAACATCGCATTACTTCATTACGAAGATGGTGTGAAAGCTTACATCTTAGCACCTAAAGGATTAGAAGTAGGAATGAAAGTTCAATCTGGTCCAGATGCAGATATCAAAGTAGGTAATGCTTTACCATTAGCAAACATTCCAGTAGGTACAGTTATCCACAATATCGAAATGAAACCAGGTAAAGGTGGACAATTAATCCGTTCAGCTGGTACAAGCGCTCAAGTATTAGGTAAAGAAGGTAAATACGTATTAGTTCGCTTAAACTCAGGCGAAGTTCGTATGATTTTAGCAACATGCCGTGCAACAATCGGTGCTGTTGGTAATGAACAACATGAATTAATTAATATCGGTAAAGCGGGTCGTAACCGTTGGAAAGGTAAACGTCCAACAGTTCGCGGTAGCGTAATGAACCCTAACGATCACCCACACGGTGGTGGTGAAGGTCGTGCACCAATCGGACGTCCAGCTCCAGTTAGTCCTTGGGGACAACCAGCTATTGGTTACAAAACTCGTAACAAAAAAGCAAAATCAAATAAATTTATTGTACGTCGTCGTAACAGTAAATAA